The following are encoded together in the Populus trichocarpa isolate Nisqually-1 chromosome 5, P.trichocarpa_v4.1, whole genome shotgun sequence genome:
- the LOC7454366 gene encoding auxilin-like protein 1 isoform X8, with product MLSNGRGHGGKHVYDGVFGGGGGGAVKPGSRVEDYREIFGGFGATGSSIPILDVPELNENGNVSSVGAQRIDYAKIFGGFGDADFGLPLEEFLAKPKKVKSSINGTRSPAEAGSRNAGSKHSNVSKDQKGSSPEPSFQRFGGVKQFNVSYNKSNPGNKNGTNGMTHVAQLHAVPGYTFLVDEVTPSKMAEGGKPARSALDDACLNVNGSKSVKEDAARRKAVSGPQPSIDTHTFRSLAEFQKKSSRPRSMSNDMPFDAFEIGLGRHPPSSSPSNSSYNNGGENTSMNSKFGVSRNDASRDALGDYSPAFSDEEIDANSDAAASVAALRKAIEEAQMKIKIAKELMERKKEGLQNRAKTSFNNGWKAQKSGVKTAERSKRSNELGDQEMHEKEDTPKQVITGLPEHNVTKASQLPQSFEDEKKSSFANNVVRKTHSMESKSTRTDSRLEEAEDWESTEEFFEAADYEEHREMPSEYEEAGNAEKMVSYDHENKWREKMTAEEKIKMPERGEETFKEHKVERELSSEEFFEAADYEEHREMPSEYEEAGNSVVGAFQWNLYANFVKPAGELHNQEENEEKMRISNNHEEAEQTSIVSDDWEDCETKLEKLHHPYKKAEFPIREFEENGEMKELKDAQDSVETEKKQREALDHKEMENRSDEVPITDDEYDGSLDDIYEKEANVEGQQEDWDRVECGMKQGGWNLKENEEKQNDLHRGEISGEDGGIEGSAKLEELKEDEEILKRSDQMNEIEKRGEKMCEGIETERIRSESHQGGEDRKAMEVTEQSLRYEGGNLETAKDEQEKKNLGESDNAWGRTTNFAAGDLKTQVLTAEENGRLMEVTEFSPLLQGTEQESKAVKDANSPEEQDCEIACLAQGFIGLDRIKKQTADVTEDLLIGENGVYFGENDVNFENKQNHHVTEYKSMPNQEKCVEDVTIELDDNGDVDICEPEVHAINEESEKSSISSHNERWSSDETESLCDPECCIEEAACEFGENNNDINESEVTANHENSFESSHDDRWVDNGINTKASQQPCIFKGQGEITEKSVEEELSQSTSKKEENCCKNLAMEEKECEDDLRKEVEVEKKHLKKKEKMKEGEVEREKERIAVERAIREARERAFAEARERAAIERAAAEAHQRSKAEVRERLEKAPSEANNKSAAEKASSEAKLKAERAAVERATAEARQRALEKALSEKAAFEARNQAEKSTAERLSSISKANGMNSRDKQYNDPGPSSSSRYPGSSNHGESANGGNGESAAQRSKATLERHQRTAERAAKALAEKNMRDLLAQKEQAERNRLAETLDADVKRWSSGKERNLRALLSTLQYILCPDSGWQSIPLTELVSSTAVKKAYRKATLFVHPDKLQQRGASIQQKYICEKVFDLLKDAWNKLSAEER from the exons ATGCTGAGTAACGGGCGTGGACATGGTGGAAAGCATGTGTACGACGGAGTTTTTGGTGGTGGCGGTGGTGGTGCAGTGAAGCCTGGGAGTCGCGTGGAGGATTACAGAGAGATTTTTGGTGGGTTTGGTGCCACTGGTTCTTCGATTCCGATTCTTGATGTTCCCGAGCTGAACGAGAATGGTAATGTTTCTTCTGTTGGTGCCCAAAGGATTGATTACGCCAAGATTTTTGGTGGTTTTGGAGATGCTGATTTTGGCCTGCCTCTTGAAGAATTCCTTGCTAAACCAAAGAAAGTCAAGAGTTCTATCAATGGAACTCG GTCTCCAGCTGAAGCAGGGTCGCGGAATGCGGGGTCAAAACATTCTAAtgtttcaaaagatcaaaaaggTTCATCACCTGAACCATCTTTCCAGAGGTTTGGTGGCGTGAAACAGTTTAATGTGTCTTATAATAAAAGCAACCCAGGAAACAAAAATGGGACAAATGGAATGACACATGTTGCTCAACTCCATGCAGTTCCTGGTTATACTTTTTTAGTTGATGAAGTCACTCCCTCAAAGATGGCTGAAGGTGGCAAGCCAGCACGATCAGCATTAGATGATGCTTGTCTCAATGTTAATGGCAGCAAGAGCGTGAAGGAAGATGCAGCTCGCAGGAAAGCTGTGTCAGGTCCACAGCCCAGCATCGACACGCATACTTTTAGAAGTCTTGCTGAATTTCAGAAGAAATCAAGTCGACCTAGATCCATGTCGAATGATATGCCATTTGATGCATTTGAAATTGGCCTAGGTAGACATCCACCTTCAAGTTCACCATCTAACTCCAGTTATAATAATGGTGGTGAAAATACATCAATGAATTCAAAGTTTGGCGTTTCTAGAAATGATGCTTCCAGAGATGCATTGGGTGATTATTCACCAGCTTTCTCTGATGAGGAAATAGATGCAAATTCAGATGCTGCCGCCTCAGTAGCTGCACTTAGAAAGGCAATAGAGGAGGctcaaatgaaaattaaaattgcaaaagaattgatggagagaaagaaagaggggcTTCAAAATCGTGCAAAGACAAGCTTTAATAACGGCTGGAAAGCTCAGAAAAGTGGGGTTAAAACTGCAGAAAGATCAAAAAGATCCAATGAGCTGGGGGATCAGGAAATGCATGAAAAAGAGGATACTCCAAAGCAAGTAATTACTGGCTTACCAGAGCATAATGTGACAAAAGCAAGCCAACTACCCCAGAGTTTTGAAGATGAGAAGAAATCTTCTTTTGCTAATAATGTTGTTAGAAAAACACACAGCATGGAATCCAAATCAACTCGAACGGATAGTAGACTGGAAGAAGCAGAAGACTGGGAGTCAACAGAAGAGTTTTTTGAAGCTGCGGACTATGAGGAGCACAGGGAGATGCCATCAGAATATGAGGAGGCAGGCAATGCAGAGAAAATGGTGTCATATgatcatgaaaataaatggagAGAGAAGATGACtgcagaagaaaaaatcaaaatgccaGAGCGTGGCGAGGAAACTTTTAAGGAGCACAAG GTCGAGAGAGAACTAAGTTCAGAAGAGTTTTTTGAAGCTGCAGACTATGAGGAGCACAGGGAGATGCCATCAGAATATGAGGAGGCAGGC AATTCAGTGGTAGGAGCATTTCAGTGGAATTTATATGCAAACTTCGTTAAGCCAGCTGGAGAGCTTCATAACCAGGAAGAAAACGAGGAGAAAATGAGAATTTCTAACAATCATGAAGAAGCTGAGCAAACATCTATAGTGTCTGATGATTGGGAAGACTGTGAAACTAAGCTGGAAAAACTTCACCACCCTTACAAAAAAGCAGAATTTCCAATCCGGGAGTTCGAGGAGAACGGAGAAATGAAGGAACTAAAAGATGCTCAGGACTCGGTGGAAACTGAGAAGAAACAAAGGGAGGCACTAGATCATAAGGAAATGGAGAATAGATCAGATGAAGTTCCTATTACGGACGATGAGTATGATGGAAGCCTCGATGATATATATGAGAAAGAAGCAAATGTGGAGGGACAGCAAGAAGACTGGGACAGGGTAGAATGTGGAATGAAACAAGGTGGTTGGaacctaaaagaaaatgaggagaaacaaaatgatttgcaCAGGGGAGAAATATCAGGTGAAGATGGTGGGATAGAAGGGAGTGCGAAGCTGGAAGAACTCAAGGAGGATGAAGAGATACTCAAAAGAAGTGACCAgatgaatgaaattgagaagagaggagaaaagaTGTGTGAAGGGATAGAAACTGAGAGGATAAGATCAGAGAGTCATCAGGGGGGAGAAGATAGAAAGGCCATGGAAGTGACTGAACAGTCCTTAAGATATGAGGGGGGCAATCTTGAAACTGCGAAGGATGAGCAGGAAAAAAAGAACCTAGGTGAGAGTGACAATGCCTGGGGACGCACTACAAACTTTGCTGCTGGGGATTTAAAGACACAGGTTCTTACTGCCGAGGAGAATGGAAGGCTAATGGAGGTAACTGAATTTTCTCCTCTGTTACAAGGGACTGAACAGGAGTCAAAGGCAGTCAAAGACGCAAACAGTCCGGAGGAACAGGATTGTGAAATTGCTTGCTTGGCTCAAGGTTTCATTGGACTTGATAGGATCAAGAAGCAAACTGCAGATGTAACTGAGGATCTTCTTATTGGCGAAAATGGGGTATATTTTGGTGAAAATGACGTTAACtttgaaaacaagcaaaatcATCATGTAACAGAATACAAGAGCATGCCTAATCAGGAAAAATGCGTTGAAGATGTTACTATTGAATTGGATGATAATGGTGATGTTGATATTTGTGAACCTGAAGTTCACGCTATTAATGAAGAAAGTGAGAAGAGTTCGATATCCTCTCATAATGAAAGATGGTCCAGTGATGAGACAGAATCACTTTGTGATCCAGAGTGCTGTATTGAAGAAGCTGCTTGTGAATTTGGAGAAAATAACAACGATATCAATGAGTCTGAAGTTACAGCAAATCACGAGAATTCTTTTGAATCTTCTCATGATGATAGATGGGTAGATAATGGTATCAATACCAAAGCAAGTCAGCAACCTTGTATATTTAAAGGGCAAGGGGAGATCACAGAGAAATCCGTGGAAGAGGAATTAAGCCAAAGCACCAGCAAGAAAGAGGAGAATTGTTGCAAAAACCTGGCAATGGAAGAGAAGGAATGTGAAGATGATTTGAGAAAGGAAGTGGAGGTGGAAAAGAAacacttaaagaaaaaggaaaaaatgaaagagggggaagtagaaagagaaaaggagagaatagCTGTTGAAAGGGCAATACGAGAAGCGCGCGAAAGGGCTTTTGCAGAAGCCCGAGAAAGGGCTGCTATCGAGAGAGCAGCTGCAGAAGCTCATCAAAGGTCAAAGGCTGAGGTCCGAGAAAGGCTAGAGAAGGCTCCTTCAGAAGCTAATAATAAGTCAGCTGCTGAGAAGGCTTCTTCTGAAGCCAAACTAAAAGCTGAACGTGCTGCAGTAGAGAGAGCAACTGCAGAGGCCAGGCAGCGTGCCCTAGAAAAAGCGTTGTCTGAGAAGGCTGCTTTTGAGGCAAGAAATCAGGCTGAAAAGTCTACAGCTGAGAGACTTTCAAGCATTTCAAAAGCTAACGGGATGAATTCCAGA GATAAACAATACAACGACCCAGGTCCTTCTAGCAGTTCAAGATATCCTGGATCTTCAAATCATGGTG AAAGTGCTAATGGAGGTAATGGTGAATCAGCAGCTCAAAGGAGTAAAGCCACGTTGGAAAGGCATCAAAGAACAGCAGAGCGTGCG GCAAAAGCTCTCGCAGAGAAGAACATGCGGGATCTTCTTGCTCAAAAAGAGCAGGCGGAGAGAAAT AGACTGGCAGAGACTTTGGATGCTGATGTCAAGAGATGGTCTAGTGGGAAGGAGAGAAACTTGCGTGCTCTTCTTTCAACACTGCAATAT ATCCTTTGCCCTGATAGTGGCTGGCAGTCAATTCCTTTAACTGAGCTTGTTTCAAGCACTGCTGTGAAGAAAGCTTATCGAAAGGCCACTCTATTTGTTCATCCTGACAAGTTGCAGCAACGAGGTGCAAGCATACAACAGAAATACATCTGCGAGAAGGTTTTTGATCTTCTAAAG GATGCCTGGAACAAACTCAGTGCAGAAGAACGGTAG
- the LOC7454366 gene encoding auxilin-like protein 1 isoform X7: MLSNGRGHGGKHVYDGVFGGGGGGAVKPGSRVEDYREIFGGFGATGSSIPILDVPELNENGNVSSVGAQRIDYAKIFGGFGDADFGLPLEEFLAKPKKVKSSINGTRSPAEAGSRNAGSKHSNVSKDQKGSSPEPSFQRFGGVKQFNVSYNKSNPGNKNGTNGMTHVAQLHAVPGYTFLVDEVTPSKMAEGGKPARSALDDACLNVNGSKSVKEDAARRKAVSGPQPSIDTHTFRSLAEFQKKSSRPRSMSNDMPFDAFEIGLGRHPPSSSPSNSSYNNGGENTSMNSKFGVSRNDASRDALGDYSPAFSDEEIDANSDAAASVAALRKAIEEAQMKIKIAKELMERKKEGLQNRAKTSFNNGWKAQKSGVKTAERSKRSNELGDQEMHEKEDTPKQVITGLPEHNVTKASQLPQSFEDEKKSSFANNVVRKTHSMESKSTRTDSRLEEAEDWESTEEFFEAADYEEHREMPSEYEEAGNAEKMVSYDHENKWREKMTAEEKIKMPERGEETFKEHKVERELSSEEFFEAADYEEHREMPSEYEEAGNSVVGAFQWNLYANFVKPAGELHNQEENEEKMRISNNHEEAEQTSIVSDDWEDCETKLEKLHHPYKKAEFPIREFEENGEMKELKDAQDSVETEKKQREALDHKEMENRSDEVPITDDEYDGSLDDIYEKEANVEGQQEDWDRVECGMKQGGWNLKENEEKQNDLHRGEISGEDGGIEGSAKLEELKEDEEILKRSDQMNEIEKRGEKMCEGIETERIRSESHQGGEDRKAMEVTEQSLRYEGGNLETAKDEQEKKNLGESDNAWGRTTNFAAGDLKTQVLTAEENGRLMEVTEFSPLLQGTEQESKAVKDANSPEEQDCEIACLAQGFIGLDRIKKQTADVTEDLLIGENGVYFGENDVNFENKQNHHVTEYKSMPNQEKCVEDVTIELDDNGDVDICEPEVHAINEESEKSSISSHNERWSSDETESLCDPECCIEEAACEFGENNNDINESEVTANHENSFESSHDDRWVDNGINTKASQQPCIFKGQGEITEKSVEEELSQSTSKKEENCCKNLAMEEKECEDDLRKEVEVEKKHLKKKEKMKEGEVEREKERIAVERAIREARERAFAEARERAAIERAAAEAHQRSKAEVRERLEKAPSEANNKSAAEKASSEAKLKAERAAVERATAEARQRALEKALSEKAAFEARNQAEKSTAERLSSISKANGMNSRDKQYNDPGPSSSSRYPGSSNHGESANGGNGESAAQRSKATLERHQRTAERAAKALAEKNMRDLLAQKEQAERNRLAETLDADVKRWSSGKERNLRALLSTLQYILCPDSGWQSIPLTELVSSTAVKKAYRKATLFVHPDKLQQRGASIQQKYICEKVFDLLKDAWNKLSAEER, translated from the exons ATGCTGAGTAACGGGCGTGGACATGGTGGAAAGCATGTGTACGACGGAGTTTTTGGTGGTGGCGGTGGTGGTGCAGTGAAGCCTGGGAGTCGCGTGGAGGATTACAGAGAGATTTTTGGTGGGTTTGGTGCCACTGGTTCTTCGATTCCGATTCTTGATGTTCCCGAGCTGAACGAGAATGGTAATGTTTCTTCTGTTGGTGCCCAAAGGATTGATTACGCCAAGATTTTTGGTGGTTTTGGAGATGCTGATTTTGGCCTGCCTCTTGAAGAATTCCTTGCTAAACCAAAGAAAGTCAAGAGTTCTATCAATGGAACTCG GTCTCCAGCTGAAGCAGGGTCGCGGAATGCGGGGTCAAAACATTCTAAtgtttcaaaagatcaaaaaggTTCATCACCTGAACCATCTTTCCAGAGGTTTGGTGGCGTGAAACAGTTTAATGTGTCTTATAATAAAAGCAACCCAGGAAACAAAAATGGGACAAATGGAATGACACATGTTGCTCAACTCCATGCAGTTCCTGGTTATACTTTTTTAGTTGATGAAGTCACTCCCTCAAAGATGGCTGAAGGTGGCAAGCCAGCACGATCAGCATTAGATGATGCTTGTCTCAATGTTAATGGCAGCAAGAGCGTGAAGGAAGATGCAGCTCGCAGGAAAGCTGTGTCAGGTCCACAGCCCAGCATCGACACGCATACTTTTAGAAGTCTTGCTGAATTTCAGAAGAAATCAAGTCGACCTAGATCCATGTCGAATGATATGCCATTTGATGCATTTGAAATTGGCCTAGGTAGACATCCACCTTCAAGTTCACCATCTAACTCCAGTTATAATAATGGTGGTGAAAATACATCAATGAATTCAAAGTTTGGCGTTTCTAGAAATGATGCTTCCAGAGATGCATTGGGTGATTATTCACCAGCTTTCTCTGATGAGGAAATAGATGCAAATTCAGATGCTGCCGCCTCAGTAGCTGCACTTAGAAAGGCAATAGAGGAGGctcaaatgaaaattaaaattgcaaaagaattgatggagagaaagaaagaggggcTTCAAAATCGTGCAAAGACAAGCTTTAATAACGGCTGGAAAGCTCAGAAAAGTGGGGTTAAAACTGCAGAAAGATCAAAAAGATCCAATGAGCTGGGGGATCAGGAAATGCATGAAAAAGAGGATACTCCAAAGCAAGTAATTACTGGCTTACCAGAGCATAATGTGACAAAAGCAAGCCAACTACCCCAGAGTTTTGAAGATGAGAAGAAATCTTCTTTTGCTAATAATGTTGTTAGAAAAACACACAGCATGGAATCCAAATCAACTCGAACGGATAGTAGACTGGAAGAAGCAGAAGACTGGGAGTCAACAGAAGAGTTTTTTGAAGCTGCGGACTATGAGGAGCACAGGGAGATGCCATCAGAATATGAGGAGGCAGGCAATGCAGAGAAAATGGTGTCATATgatcatgaaaataaatggagAGAGAAGATGACtgcagaagaaaaaatcaaaatgccaGAGCGTGGCGAGGAAACTTTTAAGGAGCACAAGGTCGAGAGAGAACTAAGTTCAGAAGAGTTTTTTGAAGCTGCGGACTATGAGGAGCACAGGGAGATGCCATCAGAATATGAG GAGGCAGGC AATTCAGTGGTAGGAGCATTTCAGTGGAATTTATATGCAAACTTCGTTAAGCCAGCTGGAGAGCTTCATAACCAGGAAGAAAACGAGGAGAAAATGAGAATTTCTAACAATCATGAAGAAGCTGAGCAAACATCTATAGTGTCTGATGATTGGGAAGACTGTGAAACTAAGCTGGAAAAACTTCACCACCCTTACAAAAAAGCAGAATTTCCAATCCGGGAGTTCGAGGAGAACGGAGAAATGAAGGAACTAAAAGATGCTCAGGACTCGGTGGAAACTGAGAAGAAACAAAGGGAGGCACTAGATCATAAGGAAATGGAGAATAGATCAGATGAAGTTCCTATTACGGACGATGAGTATGATGGAAGCCTCGATGATATATATGAGAAAGAAGCAAATGTGGAGGGACAGCAAGAAGACTGGGACAGGGTAGAATGTGGAATGAAACAAGGTGGTTGGaacctaaaagaaaatgaggagaaacaaaatgatttgcaCAGGGGAGAAATATCAGGTGAAGATGGTGGGATAGAAGGGAGTGCGAAGCTGGAAGAACTCAAGGAGGATGAAGAGATACTCAAAAGAAGTGACCAgatgaatgaaattgagaagagaggagaaaagaTGTGTGAAGGGATAGAAACTGAGAGGATAAGATCAGAGAGTCATCAGGGGGGAGAAGATAGAAAGGCCATGGAAGTGACTGAACAGTCCTTAAGATATGAGGGGGGCAATCTTGAAACTGCGAAGGATGAGCAGGAAAAAAAGAACCTAGGTGAGAGTGACAATGCCTGGGGACGCACTACAAACTTTGCTGCTGGGGATTTAAAGACACAGGTTCTTACTGCCGAGGAGAATGGAAGGCTAATGGAGGTAACTGAATTTTCTCCTCTGTTACAAGGGACTGAACAGGAGTCAAAGGCAGTCAAAGACGCAAACAGTCCGGAGGAACAGGATTGTGAAATTGCTTGCTTGGCTCAAGGTTTCATTGGACTTGATAGGATCAAGAAGCAAACTGCAGATGTAACTGAGGATCTTCTTATTGGCGAAAATGGGGTATATTTTGGTGAAAATGACGTTAACtttgaaaacaagcaaaatcATCATGTAACAGAATACAAGAGCATGCCTAATCAGGAAAAATGCGTTGAAGATGTTACTATTGAATTGGATGATAATGGTGATGTTGATATTTGTGAACCTGAAGTTCACGCTATTAATGAAGAAAGTGAGAAGAGTTCGATATCCTCTCATAATGAAAGATGGTCCAGTGATGAGACAGAATCACTTTGTGATCCAGAGTGCTGTATTGAAGAAGCTGCTTGTGAATTTGGAGAAAATAACAACGATATCAATGAGTCTGAAGTTACAGCAAATCACGAGAATTCTTTTGAATCTTCTCATGATGATAGATGGGTAGATAATGGTATCAATACCAAAGCAAGTCAGCAACCTTGTATATTTAAAGGGCAAGGGGAGATCACAGAGAAATCCGTGGAAGAGGAATTAAGCCAAAGCACCAGCAAGAAAGAGGAGAATTGTTGCAAAAACCTGGCAATGGAAGAGAAGGAATGTGAAGATGATTTGAGAAAGGAAGTGGAGGTGGAAAAGAAacacttaaagaaaaaggaaaaaatgaaagagggggaagtagaaagagaaaaggagagaatagCTGTTGAAAGGGCAATACGAGAAGCGCGCGAAAGGGCTTTTGCAGAAGCCCGAGAAAGGGCTGCTATCGAGAGAGCAGCTGCAGAAGCTCATCAAAGGTCAAAGGCTGAGGTCCGAGAAAGGCTAGAGAAGGCTCCTTCAGAAGCTAATAATAAGTCAGCTGCTGAGAAGGCTTCTTCTGAAGCCAAACTAAAAGCTGAACGTGCTGCAGTAGAGAGAGCAACTGCAGAGGCCAGGCAGCGTGCCCTAGAAAAAGCGTTGTCTGAGAAGGCTGCTTTTGAGGCAAGAAATCAGGCTGAAAAGTCTACAGCTGAGAGACTTTCAAGCATTTCAAAAGCTAACGGGATGAATTCCAGA GATAAACAATACAACGACCCAGGTCCTTCTAGCAGTTCAAGATATCCTGGATCTTCAAATCATGGTG AAAGTGCTAATGGAGGTAATGGTGAATCAGCAGCTCAAAGGAGTAAAGCCACGTTGGAAAGGCATCAAAGAACAGCAGAGCGTGCG GCAAAAGCTCTCGCAGAGAAGAACATGCGGGATCTTCTTGCTCAAAAAGAGCAGGCGGAGAGAAAT AGACTGGCAGAGACTTTGGATGCTGATGTCAAGAGATGGTCTAGTGGGAAGGAGAGAAACTTGCGTGCTCTTCTTTCAACACTGCAATAT ATCCTTTGCCCTGATAGTGGCTGGCAGTCAATTCCTTTAACTGAGCTTGTTTCAAGCACTGCTGTGAAGAAAGCTTATCGAAAGGCCACTCTATTTGTTCATCCTGACAAGTTGCAGCAACGAGGTGCAAGCATACAACAGAAATACATCTGCGAGAAGGTTTTTGATCTTCTAAAG GATGCCTGGAACAAACTCAGTGCAGAAGAACGGTAG